The following proteins are encoded in a genomic region of Syntrophorhabdus sp.:
- a CDS encoding methyltransferase type 11, which translates to MDEKEMEDSGSSEKASLPRQGQRETYRSGCMVCGADLVYSGTDRDETCHYCGRVISTSTRCVNGHFVCNFCHSADALEIIKTVCLHSGETDPVELMRTIRSHRHFPLHGPEHHCLVPAVILSALRNSG; encoded by the coding sequence ATGGACGAAAAAGAGATGGAAGATTCCGGCAGCTCAGAGAAAGCCTCCCTTCCCCGGCAGGGGCAGAGGGAAACGTACCGGTCCGGGTGCATGGTCTGCGGCGCGGACCTCGTCTATTCGGGAACGGACCGCGACGAGACGTGTCATTACTGTGGTCGCGTCATATCAACCAGCACCCGGTGCGTCAACGGTCATTTTGTCTGCAATTTCTGCCACTCCGCCGATGCCCTGGAGATCATCAAGACGGTCTGCCTGCACAGCGGCGAGACCGATCCCGTGGAGCTTATGCGGACCATCCGTTCCCACAGGCACTTCCCGCTCCACGGGCCGGAGCATCACTGCCTCGTCCCTGCCGTGATCCTCAGCGCGCTGAGGAACAGTGG